The Faecalibacter sp. LW9 genome has a segment encoding these proteins:
- a CDS encoding sodium:proton antiporter yields the protein MELYYSFSALIVLASIFAYVNLRFLKLPGTIGIMLIAMLVSVAIRLVGDEFFPDATKELYELFNDLDFNEILMGAMLNFLLFAGALHVNIGDLKNQKWAIMTYATVSVVLSAFIVSGILYYVAPLFGINIPYIFCLLFGTLISPTDPIVVLGILKQAKVPKSIETKITGESLFNDGVAVVMFAVVLQIATNPNFEATFGSVSKLFLIEAVGGIALGAFLGLTASNLMKKIDDYKVSVLITLSIVMGGFLIAKELHVSSPLAMVIAGLIIGNYGKAVAMSKETQDYLGKFWELIDEIMNAILFLFIGFELLLIDDLMDQILLGVASIFIVLFSRFLSILIPFKTLLRKNPYSPGSLPVMVWGGIRGGVSIALVLSMPASEWKETLLEITYIVVLFSIVVQGLTVGKVAKKILKDEDNNDDNLVTDSH from the coding sequence ATGGAATTATATTATTCTTTTTCTGCCTTAATTGTGCTTGCCTCAATCTTTGCTTATGTTAATCTTAGATTTTTAAAACTTCCCGGAACAATCGGAATTATGCTTATAGCTATGTTGGTGTCAGTAGCGATTCGTTTAGTAGGTGATGAGTTTTTTCCTGATGCTACAAAAGAGCTATACGAGCTTTTTAATGATTTAGATTTCAACGAAATTTTAATGGGAGCCATGCTTAATTTTTTACTTTTTGCAGGTGCTCTTCATGTTAATATTGGAGATCTTAAAAACCAAAAATGGGCAATTATGACCTATGCAACAGTAAGTGTTGTACTATCGGCATTTATCGTATCAGGAATTTTATATTATGTTGCTCCTTTGTTTGGAATTAATATCCCCTATATTTTCTGTTTGTTATTTGGTACATTAATTTCACCTACTGATCCAATCGTAGTATTAGGTATTTTAAAACAAGCTAAAGTGCCTAAATCAATCGAAACTAAAATTACAGGAGAATCTTTATTTAACGATGGTGTAGCTGTTGTAATGTTTGCAGTTGTTTTACAAATAGCAACGAATCCAAATTTCGAAGCAACATTCGGATCAGTTTCAAAACTTTTCTTAATCGAAGCGGTAGGAGGAATTGCATTAGGAGCATTTTTAGGATTAACAGCATCTAATTTGATGAAGAAAATCGACGATTACAAAGTATCGGTCTTGATTACTTTATCAATAGTAATGGGTGGTTTCTTAATCGCAAAAGAATTACATGTTTCTTCGCCATTAGCTATGGTAATTGCTGGTTTAATTATCGGAAACTATGGTAAAGCTGTAGCGATGTCCAAAGAAACACAAGATTATTTAGGGAAATTCTGGGAATTAATCGATGAGATTATGAACGCAATTTTATTCCTATTTATTGGTTTCGAATTATTATTAATTGATGATTTGATGGATCAAATTTTATTAGGTGTAGCCTCAATTTTTATTGTATTATTCTCTCGTTTCTTATCGATATTAATTCCTTTCAAAACATTATTAAGAAAAAATCCATATTCTCCTGGGTCGTTACCTGTGATGGTTTGGGGAGGAATCCGAGGAGGTGTTTCTATTGCCTTAGTACTTTCGATGCCAGCAAGCGAATGGAAAGAAACGTTATTAGAGATAACATACATTGTTGTCTTATTCTCTATCGTAGTCCAAGGTTTGACAGTTGGTAAAGTAGCTAAAAAAATATTGAAGGATGAAGATAATAATGATGATAATTTGGTAACAGATTCTCATTAA
- a CDS encoding META domain-containing protein has product MKLVKVVSVFTLSCLLFTACSTSGSATSILNHKKSSLYGSEWKLVDDENSIVKGFNGENVSLKIDPNDFKVSGFAGCNQYHSEAAADGNSISFAPVGSTKMLCPEAKSEAAFLGVLDDVNRYEIKGNELYFYKGNMLLLKFVN; this is encoded by the coding sequence ATGAAATTAGTAAAAGTAGTATCTGTTTTCACTTTATCTTGTTTATTATTTACAGCATGTTCTACTTCAGGAAGTGCAACATCAATTTTAAATCATAAGAAATCATCTTTATATGGTTCTGAATGGAAATTAGTAGATGATGAAAACAGTATCGTTAAAGGTTTTAATGGAGAAAATGTTTCCCTTAAAATCGATCCTAATGATTTTAAAGTAAGTGGATTTGCAGGTTGCAATCAATACCATTCTGAAGCAGCAGCTGATGGAAATTCAATTTCTTTCGCTCCTGTGGGAAGTACAAAAATGTTATGTCCTGAGGCAAAATCAGAAGCAGCATTTCTTGGCGTATTGGATGATGTCAATCGTTACGAAATCAAAGGAAACGAATTATACTTTTACAAAGGCAATATGCTTTTATTAAAATTTGTCAATTAA